The following coding sequences are from one Fusobacterium simiae window:
- the rpsM gene encoding 30S ribosomal protein S13 produces the protein MARIAGVDIPRNKRVEIALTYIYGIGKPTSQKILKEAGVNFDTRVKDLTEEEVNKIREIVKDIKVEGDLRKEVRLSVKRLMDIKCYRGLRHKMNLPVRGQHSKTNARTVKGPKKPIRK, from the coding sequence TTGGCTAGAATAGCAGGAGTAGATATCCCAAGAAACAAAAGAGTTGAAATAGCTCTAACATATATTTATGGAATTGGAAAACCAACTTCTCAAAAAATATTGAAAGAAGCTGGAGTAAATTTTGACACTAGAGTTAAAGATTTAACAGAAGAAGAAGTAAATAAAATCAGAGAAATTGTTAAAGATATCAAAGTTGAAGGGGATCTTAGAAAAGAAGTAAGATTATCAGTAAAAAGACTTATGGATATTAAATGTTACAGAGGATTAAGACATAAAATGAATCTTCCTGTAAGAGGGCAACATTCAAAAACAAATGCAAGAACAGTAAAAGGTCCTAAAAAACCTATAAGAAAATAA
- the infA gene encoding translation initiation factor IF-1, with product MSKKDVIELEGTIVEALPNAMFKVELENGHTILGHISGKMRMNYIKILPGDGVTVQISPYDLSRGRIVYRKKN from the coding sequence ATGTCAAAGAAAGATGTTATCGAATTGGAAGGTACTATAGTAGAAGCCTTACCTAATGCTATGTTTAAAGTAGAATTAGAAAATGGGCATACTATACTTGGCCACATCTCTGGAAAAATGAGAATGAATTACATTAAAATTTTACCAGGAGATGGAGTAACTGTACAGATCTCTCCTTATGACTTGTCGAGGGGTAGAATAGTTTACAGAAAGAAAAACTAG
- a CDS encoding DKNYY domain-containing protein translates to MKINGENLSSLKKEKPKKILLKIIIIFVFIILIFHLVELFLFFKMKSDYNFNEEILDNGQKYEKSVYIKYNDKIYACVYGDSYQLDDVDVESFKVIDSMDYSDSHVAADKKSVYFGNISIPDLNPNKLDVIGNGYYSDGVNSYFCSNSFEKNEDLANKSKVRQYIEYYFFRGEKPQEYSYLFKKVETNKSLKAVENLSCFATDGENVYYKGEILDNADLNTLKTVDRYNEYFFDKENVYYKSKLLSLSSNNKLKVVRADQEGEDYLYDGLNGNIFLKDYSFDKKYLPYQVLGEKSNHIRDLLFVSKDGIFFYNPETKEQERAGNNIFIGEIEVLNPNVISDNKSIYYLHSYDIYRKKKVKHGYIDVLVSKNIGIFDLGEKKDWEKVKDIDNGITGEVWKKGNKYYYFDNLGVHQLIDDVIYEIGDKRTLENLLGTKYISTDEIREFVKNKKLVAVKGEEVSTASIKYKESHIAKIFLIVFFTTVIAITALILYLKWRSMKLEMKKFLNIF, encoded by the coding sequence ATGAAAATAAATGGTGAAAATTTATCATCTTTAAAAAAAGAAAAGCCTAAAAAAATTTTATTAAAAATTATAATAATTTTTGTTTTTATAATTCTAATATTTCATTTAGTTGAACTATTTTTATTTTTTAAAATGAAATCAGACTATAATTTTAATGAGGAAATTTTAGATAATGGTCAAAAATATGAAAAAAGTGTATATATAAAATATAATGATAAAATCTATGCTTGTGTATATGGAGACTCTTATCAATTAGATGATGTTGATGTAGAAAGTTTTAAAGTAATTGATTCAATGGATTATTCTGATAGTCATGTGGCAGCAGATAAAAAATCTGTGTATTTTGGAAATATTTCTATTCCAGATTTAAATCCAAATAAACTTGATGTCATAGGGAATGGTTATTATAGTGATGGTGTTAACTCATATTTTTGTTCAAATAGTTTTGAAAAAAATGAGGATTTAGCTAATAAATCAAAAGTTAGACAATATATAGAATATTATTTTTTTAGAGGAGAAAAGCCACAGGAATATAGTTATCTTTTTAAAAAAGTAGAAACAAATAAAAGTTTAAAAGCAGTTGAAAATTTATCTTGTTTTGCAACTGATGGAGAAAATGTATATTACAAAGGAGAAATTTTAGATAATGCAGATTTGAATACTTTAAAAACTGTTGATAGATATAATGAGTATTTTTTTGATAAAGAAAATGTTTATTATAAGTCAAAACTTTTGTCATTATCAAGTAATAATAAATTAAAAGTAGTTAGAGCTGATCAAGAAGGAGAAGATTATCTTTATGATGGATTAAATGGGAATATTTTTCTTAAAGATTATAGTTTTGATAAAAAATATTTACCATATCAAGTTTTAGGAGAAAAAAGTAATCATATAAGAGACTTACTATTTGTAAGTAAGGATGGAATATTTTTCTATAATCCTGAAACAAAGGAGCAGGAAAGAGCAGGGAACAATATTTTTATAGGGGAGATTGAAGTATTAAATCCTAATGTTATTTCTGATAATAAAAGCATTTATTACCTTCACTCTTATGATATATATAGAAAGAAAAAGGTAAAACATGGATATATAGATGTGTTAGTTTCAAAAAATATAGGAATATTTGATTTAGGAGAGAAAAAAGATTGGGAAAAAGTTAAAGATATAGATAATGGAATAACAGGGGAAGTTTGGAAAAAGGGAAATAAATATTATTATTTTGATAATTTAGGAGTTCATCAATTAATAGATGATGTTATCTATGAAATAGGTGATAAAAGAACTCTTGAAAATTTATTAGGTACAAAATATATAAGTACAGATGAGATAAGGGAATTTGTTAAAAATAAAAAATTAGTAGCTGTCAAAGGAGAAGAAGTTAGCACAGCTAGTATAAAATATAAGGAAAGTCATATAGCAAAAATATTTTTAATAGTTTTTTTTACAACTGTTATTGCAATTACAGCTCTTATATTATATTTAAAATGGAGAAGTATGAAATTGGAAATGAAAAAATTTCTAAATATTTTTTAA
- a CDS encoding DNA-directed RNA polymerase subunit alpha, with translation MLKIEKQAKAIKITEVKENDYKGQFIVEPLYRGYGNTLGNALRRVLLSSIPGAAIKGMRIEGVLSEFTVMDGVKEAVTEIILNVKEIVVKAESSGERRMSLSIKGPKVVKAADIVADIGLEIVNPEQVICTVTTDRTLDMEFIVDTGEGFVVSEEIDKKDWPVDYIAVDAIYTPIRKVSYEIQDTMFGRITDFDKLTLNVETDGSIEIRDAISYAVELLKLHLDPFLEIGNKMENLRDDIEEIIEEPMDIQVIDDKSHDMKIEELDLTVRSFNCLKKAGIEEVSQLASLSLNELLKIKNLGKKSLDEILEKMKDLGYDLEKNGSPE, from the coding sequence ATGTTAAAAATAGAAAAGCAGGCTAAAGCAATAAAGATAACAGAAGTTAAAGAAAATGATTATAAAGGACAATTTATTGTAGAGCCTTTATACAGAGGCTATGGAAATACTTTAGGAAATGCACTTAGAAGAGTTTTACTTTCATCTATACCTGGAGCAGCAATAAAAGGTATGAGAATAGAGGGTGTGTTAAGTGAATTCACCGTTATGGATGGTGTTAAAGAAGCTGTTACAGAAATTATTTTAAATGTTAAAGAAATAGTTGTAAAAGCTGAAAGTTCTGGAGAAAGAAGAATGTCACTTTCTATAAAAGGACCTAAGGTAGTAAAAGCAGCAGATATTGTTGCAGATATTGGACTTGAAATAGTAAATCCTGAGCAAGTTATATGTACTGTAACTACTGATAGAACTTTAGATATGGAATTTATTGTTGATACAGGAGAGGGATTTGTTGTATCAGAAGAAATTGATAAGAAAGATTGGCCAGTAGACTATATAGCTGTTGATGCTATCTATACACCGATTAGAAAAGTTTCTTATGAAATTCAAGATACAATGTTTGGTAGAATAACTGATTTTGATAAATTGACTTTAAATGTTGAAACTGATGGAAGTATAGAAATAAGAGATGCTATATCATACGCTGTTGAACTTTTAAAATTACATTTGGATCCATTCTTAGAAATAGGAAACAAAATGGAAAATTTAAGAGATGATATAGAAGAAATAATTGAAGAACCAATGGATATTCAAGTTATTGATGATAAATCTCATGATATGAAAATAGAAGAGTTAGATTTAACAGTAAGATCTTTTAATTGCTTAAAAAAGGCTGGGATAGAGGAAGTATCTCAATTAGCAAGCTTATCTTTAAATGAATTATTAAAAATTAAGAATTTGGGAAAAAAATCTTTAGATGAGATTTTAGAAAAGATGAAAGATTTAGGATATGATCTTGAAAAAAATGGATCTCCTGAATAA
- the rpsD gene encoding 30S ribosomal protein S4, with translation MARNRQPVLKKCRNLGIDPVILGVKKSSNRQIRPNANKKPTEYATQLREKQKAKFIYNVMEKQFRKIYEEAARKLGVTGLTLIEYLERRLENVVYRLGFAKTRRQARQIVSHGHITVNGRRVNIASFRVKVGDVVSVIENSKNVELIKLAVEDATPPAWLELDRAAFSGKVLQNPTKDDLDFDLNESLIVEFYSR, from the coding sequence ATGGCAAGAAATAGACAGCCTGTTTTGAAGAAGTGTAGAAATCTAGGAATAGATCCAGTTATCCTAGGGGTTAAAAAATCTTCTAATAGACAAATAAGACCTAATGCAAATAAAAAACCAACTGAATATGCAACTCAATTAAGAGAAAAGCAAAAAGCAAAATTTATATATAATGTAATGGAAAAACAATTCAGAAAAATATATGAAGAAGCAGCAAGAAAACTTGGAGTAACAGGTTTGACTTTAATAGAATACTTAGAAAGAAGATTAGAAAATGTTGTTTACAGACTAGGTTTTGCAAAAACTAGAAGACAAGCTAGACAAATTGTTTCTCATGGACATATAACTGTAAATGGAAGAAGGGTAAACATAGCTTCTTTTAGAGTAAAAGTAGGAGATGTAGTTTCTGTAATAGAAAACTCAAAAAATGTAGAATTAATCAAATTAGCAGTAGAAGATGCAACTCCACCAGCTTGGTTAGAATTAGATAGAGCTGCATTTTCAGGAAAGGTTCTACAAAACCCAACTAAAGATGATTTGGATTTTGATTTAAATGAATCTTTAATAGTTGAATTTTATTCAAGATAA
- the rpsK gene encoding 30S ribosomal protein S11 yields the protein MAKKTVAKIKKKSKNIPNGVAHIHSTFNNTIVAITDVDGKVVSWKSGGTSGFKGTKKGTPFAAQIAAEQAAQIAMENGMRKVEVKVKGPGSGREACIRSLQAAGLEVTKITDVTPVPHNGCRPPKRRRV from the coding sequence TTGGCTAAAAAAACAGTAGCTAAGATAAAAAAGAAAAGTAAAAATATTCCTAATGGAGTAGCTCATATACATTCGACTTTTAATAATACAATAGTTGCAATAACTGATGTAGATGGTAAGGTTGTAAGCTGGAAATCTGGTGGAACTTCTGGTTTCAAAGGAACTAAGAAAGGAACTCCATTTGCAGCTCAAATAGCAGCTGAACAAGCAGCACAAATTGCTATGGAAAACGGAATGAGAAAGGTTGAAGTTAAAGTAAAAGGACCTGGTTCTGGAAGAGAAGCTTGTATTAGATCGCTTCAAGCAGCAGGATTAGAAGTTACAAAAATTACTGATGTAACTCCTGTACCTCATAATGGTTGTAGACCACCAAAAAGAAGAAGAGTGTAA
- the rpmJ gene encoding 50S ribosomal protein L36, whose translation MKVRVSIKPICDKCKIIKRHGKIRVICENPKHKQVQG comes from the coding sequence ATGAAAGTAAGAGTATCAATAAAACCTATTTGTGACAAGTGTAAGATTATTAAAAGACATGGAAAAATTAGAGTAATCTGTGAAAATCCTAAACATAAACAAGTTCAAGGATAA
- a CDS encoding DKNYY domain-containing protein gives MKLSDLDNDFNFKKKKALNFSFIAKIISIIFIIFVLFLLISLFLSMGKGNSYEIETNGEKYKKSEFIKYQGKIYVSIPSGGLYVLENVDINTFKTLDTNYYKGVVGVDKNNVYFGNIIIPDLDPNKIYSVGNDYYSDGTNTYFCSPNSTINKDLSSFMEVMQTIMYSFSSDKKPQSYIYPYKKIETDKKLRAVEGFQFFATDGEKVYYEGEVLENADLNTLKNIDGYDEYFADKSNIYYKSKLLPIKNTGKLKIVSSQQGDKFLYDEENGYVFIENYSFDKEKAPYKVIGVDGGHLYNLIFVGKDGVYFYDNQEKKQKRIGDNIFIGNIEEINSNIFSDDENIYYLNAYEVWRHSRNAGTILDTRNTAIYYLDKKISWEKVADIQDGRIGAIWKKGNKYYYFDNLGIFQLINDTIYEISDKETIDYLLSDDIKNVVNTIGKLIENKKLIAINGEEKLTATVKYNSSFTFIIKYGRIILFSVIFIVAILSKLFKKYKEIKENRETKDNNYKW, from the coding sequence ATGAAACTAAGTGATTTAGATAATGATTTTAATTTTAAAAAGAAAAAGGCTTTAAATTTTTCATTTATAGCAAAGATAATTTCTATTATTTTTATAATATTTGTATTGTTCCTTTTAATTTCTTTGTTCTTATCTATGGGAAAAGGGAATTCATATGAAATTGAAACTAATGGTGAAAAATATAAAAAAAGTGAATTTATAAAATATCAAGGAAAAATATATGTTTCTATTCCAAGTGGGGGTTTGTATGTTTTAGAAAATGTTGATATAAATACATTTAAAACATTGGATACCAACTATTATAAAGGAGTTGTTGGAGTAGATAAAAATAATGTTTATTTTGGAAATATAATAATACCTGATTTAGACCCAAATAAAATATATTCAGTGGGCAATGATTATTATTCTGATGGAACAAATACTTATTTCTGTTCTCCTAATTCAACGATAAATAAAGATTTATCATCATTTATGGAAGTAATGCAGACTATTATGTATTCCTTTTCCAGTGATAAAAAGCCTCAATCATATATTTATCCTTATAAAAAGATAGAAACTGATAAAAAACTAAGAGCAGTTGAAGGATTTCAATTCTTTGCAACAGATGGAGAAAAAGTATATTATGAAGGTGAAGTCTTGGAAAATGCTGATTTGAATACACTGAAAAATATAGATGGATATGACGAATATTTTGCTGATAAAAGTAATATTTATTACAAATCAAAACTTTTACCGATAAAAAATACAGGTAAGTTAAAAATAGTTTCATCACAACAAGGAGATAAATTCCTCTATGATGAAGAAAATGGTTATGTATTTATAGAAAATTATTCTTTCGATAAAGAAAAAGCACCATATAAAGTTATAGGTGTAGATGGAGGTCATCTTTATAATTTAATTTTTGTAGGCAAAGATGGAGTTTATTTTTATGATAATCAAGAGAAAAAGCAAAAAAGAATAGGAGATAATATTTTTATTGGAAATATTGAAGAAATAAATTCTAATATTTTTTCTGATGATGAAAATATCTATTATCTAAATGCTTATGAAGTATGGCGTCATTCGAGAAATGCTGGTACAATATTAGATACAAGAAATACTGCAATATACTATTTGGATAAAAAAATATCTTGGGAAAAAGTAGCTGATATTCAAGATGGAAGAATAGGAGCTATATGGAAAAAAGGTAACAAATACTATTACTTTGATAATTTAGGAATTTTTCAATTAATAAATGATACTATTTATGAAATTTCTGACAAAGAAACTATTGACTATTTATTGTCAGATGATATAAAAAATGTAGTAAATACCATTGGTAAACTTATTGAAAATAAAAAATTAATAGCAATTAATGGAGAAGAAAAATTAACAGCTACTGTAAAATATAACTCTTCTTTTACATTTATAATAAAGTATGGAAGAATAATTTTATTTTCAGTTATTTTTATAGTTGCTATTTTGTCTAAACTTTTTAAAAAATATAAGGAAATTAAAGAAAACAGAGAAACAAAAGATAATAATTATAAATGGTGA